TACAAAGGAATTACACCAAAAAGTCTTAGAGCACGATCATTATCAATTTTATTATAATCTTGAAATAAACTCACACTTACATAAATATTTGGTGCGTATTCTTTTTTCATCGCCAATTCTATACTCGTGCTTTCATCTTGAGTATCCATCACAAAACGATCAATAATCTTAGAATTAGAACTTAAAGTTATAAGTGCTTTAGCTCCTGCAACGCTTTCAAATTCTATTTTTGCACTTTGCCCTATTTTATATTTATTTTTATCACTTTTAATTTTTAAAGAACTCACTACATCAGCATAGCTTGGCTCTCCCCAAGAGCTTACATAAAAACTTTGCCCTGTGCTTACCTCACTTTCTTTATCTATAAGCTCAATAAACATTTGCCCATAATAATTACTGGTATTAAAGCTAAATTTCATAGGCTCACTAGAGCTAGTAAGCTCCCCTTTTTCAATAAGTTTGGTATTGGTATCTTGTTTGATAGAGCGCAAAAACTCATCATAAGAATCATAATCCCACCACCAATAATAATCATTTTGATAAATTCTATACTCTAAAGTCTTGCCTGAAACTAATTTTTCTTTCAAATCGCTTACAATAGCATAAAAATCAATCGTTTCTCCCTCAGATACATAAGAATTTGCCAAAGTTTTCATTCCTACAAAATAATCATAACGATTTAAATTTACATCCTTAACAGCTTTTACAGATCTGCCACCTTTTTCAAAAACTTCTGAAACAATCCTTGCATTAAAATTATAGCCTTGAGAATTTAAAATATTTTCAGGAATTTCAACACTTGATTGCACCCTACCCTTTTCATCCAAATTTCCTTTATCGTCAGCACTTGCGCTGATAATCAATGAACTTGGATTAGTAAAAATATAATCTTTATATTTAGAATTATGATAATTTTTTGGAGAAAAATATACAACACTTTGATATTTTAAATTTGAAGCTAAAGCCCCGAAAAGATATTTTGAAGAAAGCTCGTAGCTTAAACTCCCATCATCTAAACTTCTATTTTCATCAGCATTTAATTCTACCTTGATACGATTTGGCACCACACTTTGGACTAAAATGTCTTTACTAAATTCCACCCCAGCGATATTAAAATTCGCCCTATAAAGGCCATTGATGGCATTTTTATCTAAATTAATTTGCGTATAGTAAATATCATTTTGACTTTTTAAAATTTGATTTTCTATGATTTTTTGATTTTTAGGATTGATTAAAGTAAAATTTATAGGGTGTTTGAGTGGATTTGTATTTTCTCTTGCAACCACACTTAAGTGTACACTATCGCCCGCTCTATAAACTCCACGATCTGTGTAAATAAATGCCTTTATCATCTCATGATTTTGATCCCCCTCTACATCATAACCATCTGTGGATAAAGGATTGCTAAATCTTAAAACACTGATTTGATTCTCTTTACTTGCTAGAATATAGAGTATTTCATCATCTTCTTGAATTTGAAATTTCGCATCTCCATTAGAATCAGTATTTTGGCTTTGTAAAATTTGATTTTGCTTACTTACAAGCTCTATTTTTACATTTTCCAAAGCTTCATTTTTGCTAAAGTCTCTTGCATGAACTACAAGCTGTTTATTTAAATTTTGCGCACTTAAAGCGATATTAGAAAAAATGAGATTTTTACTGACACTAGCTTTATTTATAATACGATATACATTTTCACCCTTATAATCAAGATCGTTAGCATCAACACTTAAACTCACTGAAAAAATTCCACTTTTACCTTTTAAATCACTTAAATCTAAAGCGCTACTTATCCAAGTATTTTTTTGATTTTTAAGTTCTATTTTTTTATCGATGACTTTTTTAGCAACATAATTAAAACCATCTGAAGAATAAAACGCTTCTTGCGTACTATCATCTTTTTTACCCACCAAATTTTTATAACGCAAATACTCGCTTATATTATTTGAAAAAATTTGACTCACTTTTAAATGAATCTTTTTAACATTGCGTGATTTAATATAAACTTGATATTCTGCCCCACTAGGTAAAAATACCCCATCATTTGCAAAAACAAGACTTGGATCTAAGTCCTTTTGTAAAGTAATATTTGCTTCTTCGCCTTTATTGATTAAACCTTGATTTGATTTTAAACCTTTTGCGATTTTAACTTGATACTTTTCCCCTGGCTCAAAATTAGCTGAAATTTTAAGTTCTTTTCCCACGCTCCATGCTCTAAAATTAAGCTCGGGTGAAATTTGGATAAAATCTTGAAAAGCTTGATTTTCAGCTAGTTCTTTAGAAAATTTTAAAGTAGCAATTTGATCTTTTTCTTCTGCGCTAATGAGTCTAAAATCATTATCTTTTGGCTTACTAGGAATTTGAAATTGAAGTACTTTAGCTTCTTTAAAACCCATGATTTTTTCATCATAAGTTAAAACAAGTTCTTGAGGCTTATCTAAAAGCTTGATATCATCAGTATCAAGACTAAATTCACCCAAGTTAAAGGCCAATTCTTTGCCATCTAAAGTGATTTTTAAGCCCTCTTGTGTTTTATCTTTAAATTGCCAATTATAAGTGTTTCCAAAGCTATAATTTAAATGCAAATAAGCTTTTTCTTCATCTTGCTCTAATTTAGCCTTATAGGTAAAATTTTCTATCCATCCTGTTTGAAATTCTAAAACAATAGGAATATTTTTATAAATAAATTCTATTTTATAATTTTGATTGGCCTCTAAATAAGTTAAATCTAATAAAAATCTAGAATCTGATGCTTTTGTAAGTAGAATTTTTGAATTTTTAGAATTGATTTTTGCATCAATACTCATTTCATCAAAATCAACAATTGCTTCTTTAAATTCGACAAAAACTGCTTCATGATTTTTTAGAAGTCCTTGAGATTGTGCACGAATTAACTCGCTTGAATTTTTATTTTTTTCACTGCTACACGCAATCAATAAAAAAGATAAAATCAAACCAACCAATATATTTTTTAACATTAATATTCCTTTGAAAAATTGAACTACAACATTATTTAAGATATTCTACTTATTTTAATTAAAAATTTATTGATATTTTTTAAAAACTCAAATCAAATATCTAAAAAATTATATTTTATCCAATTTCACACTCACTTCACTTAAAAATTTTATAATGTCATCACTTTTTAAAAAAGGAGATAAAATGAAAAAAGGTATTTTAATCGCATCAGCACTTCTAACAGGTTCTATGCTTCTTGCAGATAGTGTAAAACTTCAAGGTACTATAGCAGAGGTTTATGATAATAATAAAACTTTACTTATAGATTCAATCTATGGTGGACAAATGGCTGTAAGAATACTGCCAAATACTGAAATTGATATGGATAATTGTGGAATTTTTGGGATAGATAAACATGGAAAATTTAAAGACCTAAAAGTAGGAGATTTTCTTGAAGTAAAACTTTACTATCCTGGATATACATCTAATCCTACTCAAGCGCCTACAATTCCTGTAGCAAGAGAAATTGAAATAGAATGCTACAAAAAGGCTTATTAATTTGCTTACTTTTTAGTAAGCAAGCTTAATTTCTTCAAAATTTAAACTTTTTTTAGCAAGGAATTTGTAAAATAGTACTTAAATTTATTTAAGGAAAAAAGATTGAAAAAACTACTTATAATTCCTATTATCGTATTCTTTTGCTTTATTATACAAATTTTTTACATGGGGCATATTAATGAAAGTTTTTTTTATAATCTTACTCAAACACAAAATCCCTATTACGAGATAAAAAATGTAAATTTCCATAAAGGTTTTTTAAATTCAAAGGCTGATTTTACCATAGAAGATAAGTATAATTTAGGTTTAGTTTCAAAGCTTGATTTTAAATTTAACAATAATTATTTTTCAAAATTTATAGCACAAGGAAAACTCAGCAATCCTTTTAAACTCTTAGACGATAAATTGCACAATAAAGAATTAGCTTGGTTTAAGATACAATCTATTCAAAATGATATAAATGTATCAATTCAATTTCAAGATATTAATTTAAGCAATGAAGGTGGAAATGCATTATGGGAAAATGTTTTAACTGAAATTTTACTAGATAAAGATTTAAAAATTAAAGCTATTTATTCAAAAATAGGTCAAGTTGATTTTTCTCAATTTTATGCAAAATTCTATCTAAAAAACCTAGACCATCAACAAAAATTTGAAAAACCTATATCGTTTTCTAATTTAATACAATTTAACGAAAGTGTAGAAGAGTTTAAATTTGATTTTTGCGAAATCAATAATCATACAATCTCTTCATTTTATAATAAAAATATCATTTATTTTGATGATGATAATCAAACCTTGAAAATGCATTCTCAAGGCAAAGCAAATAATCTAAGTATAGATTTAACTTCTCAAATTTATCAAAGTATTGATTTTGATCAAATTCATTTTGATCTCATTTATAGTCAAAAAAAACCTGATATTTCTGATGATAAATTGATTTTTAAACCTTCCAATGAAGAATTAAACTTGCAAATACAAAATATCACTTTAAAAAAAGATAATCAAGATATAAACATCGAAGGAAATATCTTTTTATCAATGCAAAGTCATAAAGCTCATATTCAAATTTCTAGTTTAAAATCGCCCGATGAAATCTTTACTTGGGGACAATTTTTTGGAGGCTTAAATCAATACTTTATAAAGAATGAAGAGGGTATGTTTATCATGGATCTTCATTATGATAGTGATGCTAAAACTCGACTTAAAATCAATGGCAATGAATTTACGGATATAAATTTAAACTGATGAGTTTAGCTTTAAATTTTCGCCCCAAAACCTTAGATGAAATTCTAGGTCAAAAAGAGCTCGTAGAAGTATTTAAAAAGTTTATCAGTATGCAAAAACTTCCTCATAGCTTATTTTTTGGACCTGCAGGATGTGGAAAAACAACCTTTGCTAGAGTTGTAGCTAAGGACTTTGGACTTGATTTTTATGAATTTGATGGTGGAAATTTCAAACTTGAAGATTTAAGAAAGATCATAGAAAATTATAAAAATAGTCTTTATAAACCTCTTATTTTTATCGATGAAATTCATCGTTTAAGCAAAACCCAACAAGAAATGCTTTTAATTCCCATGGAAAATTATCGTTGTATTATTATAGGTGCAAGCACTGAAAACCCTTATTTTGTTTTAAGTTCAGGTATTAGAAGTCGTTCTATGCTTTTTGAATTTAAAAATCTTGGGCAAAAAGATTTAGAACTTTT
The window above is part of the Campylobacter coli genome. Proteins encoded here:
- a CDS encoding MG2 domain-containing protein — protein: MLKNILVGLILSFLLIACSSEKNKNSSELIRAQSQGLLKNHEAVFVEFKEAIVDFDEMSIDAKINSKNSKILLTKASDSRFLLDLTYLEANQNYKIEFIYKNIPIVLEFQTGWIENFTYKAKLEQDEEKAYLHLNYSFGNTYNWQFKDKTQEGLKITLDGKELAFNLGEFSLDTDDIKLLDKPQELVLTYDEKIMGFKEAKVLQFQIPSKPKDNDFRLISAEEKDQIATLKFSKELAENQAFQDFIQISPELNFRAWSVGKELKISANFEPGEKYQVKIAKGLKSNQGLINKGEEANITLQKDLDPSLVFANDGVFLPSGAEYQVYIKSRNVKKIHLKVSQIFSNNISEYLRYKNLVGKKDDSTQEAFYSSDGFNYVAKKVIDKKIELKNQKNTWISSALDLSDLKGKSGIFSVSLSVDANDLDYKGENVYRIINKASVSKNLIFSNIALSAQNLNKQLVVHARDFSKNEALENVKIELVSKQNQILQSQNTDSNGDAKFQIQEDDEILYILASKENQISVLRFSNPLSTDGYDVEGDQNHEMIKAFIYTDRGVYRAGDSVHLSVVARENTNPLKHPINFTLINPKNQKIIENQILKSQNDIYYTQINLDKNAINGLYRANFNIAGVEFSKDILVQSVVPNRIKVELNADENRSLDDGSLSYELSSKYLFGALASNLKYQSVVYFSPKNYHNSKYKDYIFTNPSSLIISASADDKGNLDEKGRVQSSVEIPENILNSQGYNFNARIVSEVFEKGGRSVKAVKDVNLNRYDYFVGMKTLANSYVSEGETIDFYAIVSDLKEKLVSGKTLEYRIYQNDYYWWWDYDSYDEFLRSIKQDTNTKLIEKGELTSSSEPMKFSFNTSNYYGQMFIELIDKESEVSTGQSFYVSSWGEPSYADVVSSLKIKSDKNKYKIGQSAKIEFESVAGAKALITLSSNSKIIDRFVMDTQDESTSIELAMKKEYAPNIYVSVSLFQDYNKIDNDRALRLFGVIPLYVEDENTKLDLELKTPDKILPNSDFEIEIQSKDKRAFNYTVAIVDEGLLDLTDFKTPDIWKGFYAKTGFTLKTYDTYSQIIPKFTGGDSVLGGLRVDKNRDDSAQRFKPVALFNTPARSDETGFAKLKFKMPSYMGSVRVMVVANEKDAYGSVSKDIQVSAPLVMLETLPRTLKIGDNFTLLTQIFKTENRIKNATLSVRSKNSLIKISPDTQTIDFKSATNLEVMMDANVSDNRIGKELLEFELKSEDYTYKNEIEIDIKPINAYTYENNTSLIKAGESKEFIIKDYILGTTNATLKLSPTPILDMDKRIKYLLNYPYGCIEQTTSAVLPQLFLDKFSTEFDKQKAINNINAAIERYSNFQTADGGFAYWQGGDESNAWGSNYAGMFLILAKQNGYFVPDSMYERWLKYEQNFVQKSVYRDYMMDIKANSLYLLAMAKKPNISEMNLLYDNLNTLSTEAKWQLAAAYKLAGVEDTAKQIASKISIEPDSKYSFYTYGSLVRDEAIIANAYKQIYGTNNEELLQKISDTLLSKDYLSTQSTGYALYALAMGANLENMNENFMDATLKIDDQAYTINQNQMQIFSFNDEKAIVSANKDIFVSFGVEGVKASENPAFSNKISLDRAFYDEKGNKISPSEIGSGQTFYMRISVSLNEGANYVSNIALTQILPSGWEVSNTLLDDNTPSFVKNSNYDFIDVRDDKIMWFFGLNKNRTHHFYIKLNAITPGSYTLSGAYAEAMYDDTYRALSESEKVVVKR